A genomic region of Manihot esculenta cultivar AM560-2 chromosome 15, M.esculenta_v8, whole genome shotgun sequence contains the following coding sequences:
- the LOC110601025 gene encoding epidermis-specific secreted glycoprotein EP1: MFSLHQLLLSLCLSFAIAQASVPPSATFKYVNEGEFGDYVVEYGPDYRVLDPFAQPFQLCFYNTTPNAYTLALRMGTVSSRSLMRWVWEANRGNPVGENATLTFGTDGNLVLADADGRIAWQTNTANKGVVGFKLLSNGNMVLHDSKGRFIWQSFDHPTDTILVGQSLKLGAATKLVSRASYEQNANGAYSLVMEDKTLVMYYKSPNSPKSLLYFSFSELLSVLEGPLNNVTFTSGLSLEYQGPTSSSGGTLTLRRPKYNTTLSYLRLEIDGNLRILTYEDNADWSAWQVTYTLFSKDSWETQCQLPEKCGNFGLCQDDQCIACPSPKGLLGWSKNCQAPKLSSCGVKDFYYYKLEGVDHFNSKYTNGDGPMKQNACSSKCSKDCKCLAYFYHTQSSKCWIAYDLKTLTKVDNSTHLAFIKTPNK; encoded by the coding sequence ATGTTTTCTCTTCACCAACTATTGCTCTCTCTTTGCTTATCCTTCGCCATCGCTCAAGCCTCTGTTCCTCCTTCTGCAACCTTCAAGTATGTTAATGAAGGTGAATTTGGGGATTATGTTGTGGAGTATGGTCCCGATTACCGAGTCTTAGACCCGTTTGCCCAGCCCTTTCAACTTTGCTTTTATAACACCACTCCTAATGCATATACTCTTGCTCTGCGCATGGGTACAGTGAGTTCTAGGTCACTTATGCGTTGGGTCTGGGAAGCCAACCGTGGCAACCCAGTTGGTGAAAATGCCACCCTCACATTTGGAACTGATGGAAACCTTGTTTTGGCCGATGCTGATGGCCGGATTGCTTGGCAAACCAACACTGCCAATAAAGGCGTTGTTGGGTTCAAGTTACTCTCAAATGGTAACATGGTTCTTCATGACTCTAAGGGTCGGTTTATATGGCAGAGTTTTGATCACCCAACTGATACCATTTTAGTGGGTCAATCTCTAAAGCTAGGGGCTGCAACCAAGCTTGTGAGTCGTGCTTCTTACGAACAGAACGCCAATGGTGCTTATAGTTTGGTCATGGAGGACAAGACCTTAGTCATGTACTACAAATCTCCAAATTCCCCAAAATCTTTGCTTTACTTCTCATTTTCTGAACTTTTAAGTGTATTGGAGGGCCCTTTGAATAATGTAACATTTACCTCAGGTTTATCTTTAGAATACCAGGGTCCTACGTCCTCTTCCGGTGGAACTCTCACTCTTAGAAGGCCTAAATACAACACTACATTGTCTTATCTTCGGTTGGAAATAGATGGAAACCTTAGAATACTCACTTACGAAGATAATGCAGATTGGAGTGCATGGCAAGTGACCTATACTTTGTTTTCCAAAGACTCTTGGGAAACACAATGCCAATTACCAGAAAAGTGTGGTAACTTTGGGCTATGCCAAGATGATCAGTGTATTGCTTGTCCATCACCAAAAGGCTTGCTGGGCTGGAGCAAGAATTGTCAGGCACCAAAGCTGTCTTCATGTGGAGTGAAAGATTTTTACTACTATAAACTAGAAGGGGTTGATCATTTCAATTCCAAGTACACAAATGGAGATGGACCGATGAAGCAGAATGCTTGTAGCAGCAAATGCAGCAAGGATTGCAAGTGCTTGGCTTATTTTTACCACACACAGTCATCTAAATGCTGGATTGCCTACGATCTCAAAACCTTAACAAAAGTTGATAATTCTACACATTTGGCATTCATTAAGACGCCAAATAAGTGA